A single genomic interval of Pontibacter deserti harbors:
- a CDS encoding zinc dependent phospholipase C family protein, protein MSTTIKAILVLYALLLPLHGYSWGFYAHQRINRLAVFALPPEMVGFYKKHIRYITENAVNPDKRRYAVKDEAPRHYIDLDEYGDSALYKLPRFWQPAVEQFTEDTLLAYGIVPWHINFMKYQLTQAFKERNLDKILRLSADIGHYIADACVPLHTTSNYNGQLTNQRGIHAFWESRLPELFSDNYDFFVGPAQYLEQPQLKAWDLVASAHTALDSVLYFERQLTREFDEEKKYSFEVRNNLTTRVYSREFSEAYSKKLNGQVERQMRLAVQAVANYWYTAWVDAGQPSLGTLANTLTPEELHRLEMEKKEYETGPHKPREEGN, encoded by the coding sequence ATGTCCACAACTATAAAAGCTATACTTGTACTTTATGCATTGTTGCTGCCTTTGCATGGCTATAGTTGGGGCTTTTATGCGCACCAGCGCATAAACAGGCTGGCCGTGTTTGCCCTGCCACCCGAAATGGTCGGTTTCTACAAAAAGCACATCCGCTACATTACAGAGAATGCCGTTAACCCCGACAAACGCCGCTATGCTGTAAAAGATGAAGCACCCCGCCATTACATCGACCTAGACGAATACGGAGACAGCGCCTTGTACAAACTGCCACGTTTCTGGCAGCCGGCTGTGGAGCAGTTTACAGAAGACACCCTACTGGCTTATGGTATTGTACCGTGGCATATCAACTTTATGAAGTACCAGCTAACGCAGGCTTTCAAAGAAAGAAACCTGGATAAGATCCTGCGCCTCTCTGCTGACATTGGCCACTACATTGCCGATGCCTGCGTGCCGCTACACACCACCAGCAACTATAATGGGCAACTAACAAACCAGCGTGGCATACATGCCTTTTGGGAATCGCGGTTGCCCGAACTGTTCTCTGATAACTATGACTTTTTTGTTGGGCCGGCCCAATACCTGGAGCAACCTCAGCTTAAAGCGTGGGATCTGGTTGCCAGTGCACATACAGCCTTAGATTCAGTTCTATACTTTGAGCGGCAGCTAACCCGGGAGTTCGACGAAGAAAAGAAGTATAGTTTTGAAGTGCGCAACAACCTGACCACCCGCGTGTATTCCCGCGAGTTTTCAGAAGCTTACAGCAAAAAGTTAAACGGGCAGGTAGAGCGCCAAATGCGATTGGCTGTGCAAGCCGTTGCCAACTACTGGTACACTGCCTGGGTAGATGCTGGCCAACCCAGTTTGGGCACACTTGCCAACACACTAACTCCGGAAGAACTCCACCGCCTGGAGATGGAGAAAAAGGAGTATGAAACAGGACCGCATAAGCCGAGGGAAGAAGGTAACTGA
- a CDS encoding tetratricopeptide repeat protein: MKHLILLTIGVFLTMNLQAQKLSEKVMQKACDCVNNLKTYQQLQDSLQNCTVEAMAFVMKNGTSEERETLSKVEGITGIFKDVKEALPSYCDNVRKLMVEEKVREYYRLSLNKNANKYYEEGNELLEKGDFTGARKEYEKAVKIDKNFVYALDHIAISYRREKNFELAIKYYKKSLDVFPEGNLAHLNLAVVYSLLEDYDNALKHYQELVYLYQDDPEGYFGAGKILFIQTKYEQALENLFTAYLLYKKTNSNYLKDSESLISMVYTDLKNKGKLDIFTQKAQQYNVSISE, from the coding sequence ATGAAACACTTAATACTTCTAACTATTGGGGTTTTCTTAACAATGAATCTTCAGGCACAGAAGCTTTCGGAGAAAGTAATGCAAAAAGCCTGCGATTGTGTTAATAATCTTAAGACTTATCAGCAACTTCAGGATAGTTTGCAAAACTGTACTGTAGAAGCGATGGCTTTTGTAATGAAAAATGGCACGTCTGAAGAGCGGGAGACACTAAGTAAGGTTGAAGGTATAACCGGTATATTCAAAGATGTGAAAGAAGCGCTGCCGTCTTATTGCGATAATGTAAGAAAATTGATGGTAGAAGAGAAGGTAAGAGAATATTATAGATTATCATTAAACAAGAATGCTAACAAGTATTATGAAGAAGGTAACGAGCTTCTAGAGAAAGGTGATTTTACGGGAGCCAGAAAGGAATACGAGAAGGCTGTTAAAATTGATAAAAACTTTGTGTACGCTCTTGATCATATTGCCATTTCGTACCGGCGAGAAAAGAATTTTGAGCTAGCAATAAAGTATTATAAGAAGTCCTTAGATGTATTTCCGGAGGGGAACTTAGCTCACTTGAACCTTGCAGTTGTTTATAGTTTACTTGAGGACTACGACAACGCTTTAAAGCATTATCAAGAATTAGTTTATCTATATCAGGATGATCCGGAGGGGTATTTTGGAGCTGGAAAGATTTTGTTTATACAGACAAAATATGAACAGGCGCTAGAAAATCTGTTTACGGCATATTTGTTGTATAAAAAAACAAACTCAAATTACCTCAAAGACAGTGAGAGTTTAATAAGTATGGTCTACACTGATTTGAAAAATAAAGGCAAATTAGACATCTTTACTCAAAAGGCTCAGCAGTATAATGTTTCTATAAGTGAGTAG
- the def gene encoding peptide deformylase — translation MIYPIVAYGDPVLKKEAEDITPQDYPNLKELVEDMYTTMYHAHGVGLAAPQIGKSIRLFVIDSEPMMDDEDEGKGVKKAFINAEIIEEDGEEWGFEEGCLSIPGVRETVYRPERIVIRYQDEEWNEHTDTYDGMTARVIQHEYDHIEGILFTDHLNGLKKRLIKNKLTKISKGEVDADYKMKFPAADKRR, via the coding sequence ATGATTTACCCAATTGTAGCCTACGGCGACCCTGTACTTAAAAAGGAAGCAGAAGACATAACCCCACAGGACTACCCGAACCTGAAAGAGCTGGTAGAAGACATGTATACTACCATGTACCATGCACACGGCGTTGGCCTGGCAGCACCCCAGATCGGTAAAAGCATCCGCCTTTTTGTGATTGACTCGGAGCCGATGATGGACGATGAAGACGAAGGCAAAGGCGTTAAGAAAGCATTTATCAATGCTGAAATTATTGAAGAAGATGGCGAAGAATGGGGCTTTGAAGAAGGTTGTTTAAGTATACCGGGTGTTCGCGAAACCGTTTACCGCCCGGAACGCATCGTTATCCGGTACCAGGATGAAGAATGGAACGAGCATACCGATACCTATGATGGCATGACTGCCCGTGTTATCCAGCACGAGTACGACCACATCGAAGGCATCCTGTTCACGGACCACCTGAACGGCCTGAAAAAACGCCTGATCAAAAATAAGCTGACCAAGATCTCAAAAGGCGAAGTAGACGCCGACTATAAAATGAAGTTCCCGGCTGCCGATAAACGTCGCTAG